CACCCGGCCGACGCCAGTGTGAGCCCTCGCCATGACTGGTCACCCTGCCAGCGTAAGTGCAACCCCGGCGGGATTGGGGATTTGAACGGCTTCGTTAGCGAATCGAATCCGGCCCGGTGCAGCACTGCGGCGGGCGTCGTGGCGAAACCCAACCCGGTGTCCGTAACCTGACGGGCATGCGGATGCGCGGGGTGGTTCACCGGGTGCCTGTCGTACTGTGCGCGACACTCCTGGTTCTGACAGGCTGCGCACACTTCGACGACGCTCAGTCTCAACCGTTCACCACCGTGCCGCGGCGCGGGATGGCGCCGCCGACGACTCCCCCGCCGCCACCACCGCTGCCCGCCAACCCATTCCCGAAACAGTGCCCGGCACCCGGTGTGATGCAGGGCTGCCTCGAGAGCACCAGCGGCCTGATCATGCACGGCGACAGCAAATCGGCCTTGGTCGCCGAACGGACCACCGGCGCGGTCAAAGAAGTCTCACTGTCCGCCGAACCCAAGGTGAAGACCGTCATCGGCGTCGACCCGGCCGGCGACGGCGGCCTGATGGACATCGTGCTGTCCCCTACCTATACGCAGGACCGGTTGATGTATGCCTACATCAGCACGCCCACCGACAACCGAGTGATCCGCATCGCCGACGGCGACGTCCCGAAGGACATCCTGACCGGGATCCCCAAGGGCGCGACGGGCAATACCGGTGCGCTGATCTTCACCAGTCCGACCACCCTGGTGGTGTTGACCGGCGACGCGGGCAATCCCGCCGCGGCCGCCGATCCCGGTTCGACCGCCGGCAAGGTGTTGCGCATCGAGCAACCCACCACCATCGGCCAGGCCGCGCCCACCACCGCACTGAGCGGCATGGGCGCCGGCGGCGGGTTGTGCATCGACCACGTCGACGGCTCGCTCTACGTCACCGACCGAACGCCGAGCGGCGACCGGTTGCAGCGCATCACCAAGGATTCCCGGGT
The window above is part of the Mycolicibacter sp. MU0102 genome. Proteins encoded here:
- a CDS encoding PQQ-dependent sugar dehydrogenase; the encoded protein is MRMRGVVHRVPVVLCATLLVLTGCAHFDDAQSQPFTTVPRRGMAPPTTPPPPPPLPANPFPKQCPAPGVMQGCLESTSGLIMHGDSKSALVAERTTGAVKEVSLSAEPKVKTVIGVDPAGDGGLMDIVLSPTYTQDRLMYAYISTPTDNRVIRIADGDVPKDILTGIPKGATGNTGALIFTSPTTLVVLTGDAGNPAAAADPGSTAGKVLRIEQPTTIGQAAPTTALSGMGAGGGLCIDHVDGSLYVTDRTPSGDRLQRITKDSRVSTVWTWPDKPGVAGCAAMDGIVLVNLVNTKQTVAVRLAAGTGSVTSEPEVMRQDTHGHVWAVKMSPDGNVWGATVNKTAGDAEKLDDVVFPLFPSGGGFPRANDDKD